One stretch of Arachis hypogaea cultivar Tifrunner chromosome 20, arahy.Tifrunner.gnm2.J5K5, whole genome shotgun sequence DNA includes these proteins:
- the LOC140183209 gene encoding uncharacterized protein has product MIKEGSFERPDEITKGHLRLLHIKVKVEGLVINHILVDGGATINLLLESMLPLFQKTIEDFIKTNLAVIGFNGKLTTAPRMIPLRVKVGSVKRPTVFIVVPTKATFNILLGRDWIYSVGVIPLTLHQKLVLRDKDGRIEEIEADDSPCYVD; this is encoded by the coding sequence ATGATCAAGGAAGGGTCATTTGAAAGACCTGATGAGATAACCAAAGGTCATCTTCGATTATTGCATATTAAGGTAAAAGTTGAAGGATTAGTGATTAATCACATTTTGGTCGACGGAGGAGCAACAATTAACTTGCTACTTGAAAGTATGCTCCCATTATTCCAGAAGACAATCGAGGATTTTATTAAGACAAATTTGGCTGTTATTGGATTCAATGGTAAGTTAACAACCGCTCCAAGAATGATCCCACTCAGGGTTAAAGTTGGAAGTGTCAAACGACCAACAGTGTTTATAGTGGTACCTACCAAGGCAACTTTCAATATACTTTTGGGAAGAGATTGGATCTATAGTGTAGGGGTAATTCCTTTGACTCTGCATCAGAAGTTGGTGCTACGGGATAAGGATGGAAGAATCGAAGAAATTGAAGCTGATGATAGCCCCTGCTATGTTGACTAA